In Erigeron canadensis isolate Cc75 chromosome 1, C_canadensis_v1, whole genome shotgun sequence, a single window of DNA contains:
- the LOC122598114 gene encoding calcium-dependent protein kinase 26-like, producing the protein MGNVCVGSCYSKDGFFQSMSHSYWWSKSPDLIYYKNGEGEFSKEMPSIDKDDKVPVEVQKTAPRLVIIPKNIAKPSQVVVLDQEMKQSEMVLVVKQQSKSSDVKMAHNVKRMLSAGLQADRVLKTKTGHLKEYFNLGQKLGHGQFGTTFLCIEKTTGKEFACKSIAKRKLLTDEDVEDVRREIEIMHHLSGNSNVVSIQGAYEDSVAVHLVMELCAGGELFDRITKIGHFSERKAAELVRTIVGVIETCHSLGVMHRDLKPENFLFVDEHEDSSLKTIDFGLSVFFKPGETFIDVVGSPYYVAPEVLLKNYGPEADIWSAGVILYILLCGVPPFWGESENEIFEEVLRGKLDFSSDPWPSISESAKDLVRKMLIRHPKRRITAHEVLCHPWISEDGVAPDKPLDSAVLSRLTQFSAMNKLKKMALRVIASKLSEEEIAGLKQMFKIIDTDNSGYITFEELKAGLRRFGSNLKESEIYDLMQSADIDNNGIIDYEEFVAATLHMNQVDRENHLFAAFSYFDKDDSGYITLDELQQACKEFGLDCVHLEEIIKEADQNNDGRIDYNEFVTMMHTGNPTLTNKPLKDDYRVTIRGPVSIC; encoded by the exons ATGGGAAATGTATGTGTAGGATCGTGTTACtcgaaagatggattctttcaATCTATGTCACATTCGTATTGGTGGTCTAAGTCGCCGGATTTGATCTATTATAAGAATGGCGAAGGTGAATTTAGCAAAGAAATGCCGTCGATAGATAAAGATGATAAAGTTCCTGTGGAGGTTCAAAAGACAGCTCCACGGTTGGTGATCATACCGAAAAACATTGCTAAACCTTCACAGGTGGTAGTTTTGGATCAAGAAATGAAACAATCCGAAATGGTTCTGGTTGTGAAGCAACAAAGTAAATCGTCTGATGTTAAAATGGCGCATAATGTGAAGAGAATGTTGAGTGCAGGGTTGCAAGCTGATAGGGTATTGAAGACGAAAACCGGGCATTTGAAAGAGTACTTTAATTTGGGTCAGAAACTAGGACATGGTCAATTTGGTACGACTTTTCTTTGTATAGAGAAGACTACTGGAAAAGAATTCGCCTGCAAATCAATCGCTAAGAGAAAGTTGTTAACAGATGAAGATGTGGAGGACGTTAGAAGAGAAATCGAAATCATGCATCATTTATCTGGCAACTCTAATGTGGTTTCGATTCAAGGCGCTTATGAGGATTCTGTGGCTGTTCATTTGGTGATGGAACTTTGTGCTGGAGGTGAATTGTTTGATAGGATTACGAAAATAGGGCATTTTTCAGAAAGAAAAGCGGCTGAACTTGTTAGAACGATTGTTGGTGTGATTGAAACTTGTCATTCATTAGGAGTTATGCATCGTGATCTTAAGCCCGAGAACTTCCTCTTTGTCGATGAACACGAAGATTCATCACTTAAAACCATAGACTTTGGGCTATCAGTTTTCTTTAAACCAG GTGAAACTTTCATTGATGTGGTTGGTAGTCCATACTATGTTGCACCTGAAGTATTGCTTAAAAATTATGGTCCAGAAGCAGATATATGGAGCGCTGGTGTGATCCTTTACATTCTCCTTTGTGGGGTGCCTCCATTTTGGGGAG AATCTGAGAATGAAATATTTGAAGAAGTCTTGCGGGGTAAACTCGACTTCTCCTCTGATCCATGGCCTAGTATCTCTGAAAGTGCTAAAGATTTAGTTAGAAAAATGCTCATCAGACACCCCAAAAGGCGGATAACGGCTCATGAAGTTCTTT GCCACCCTTGGATCAGTGAAGATGGTGTTGCTCCAGATAAACCTCTTGATTCTGCAGTGCTGAGCCGGTTAACTCAATTTTCTGCCATGAACAAGCTCAAGAAAATGGCTCTAAGA GTCATCGCATCAAAACTCTCTGAGGAAGAAATCGCGGGCTTAAAACAAATGTTCAAGATAATAGATACAGACAACAGTGGTTATATTACTTTTGAAGAACTTAAGGCTGGACTCAGGCGATTTGGTTCTAATCTCAAAGAGTCTGAGATCTATGATCTAATGCAATCT GCGGATATTGATAATAATGGTATTATTGACTACGAAGAATTTGTAGCTGCAACTTTGCATATGAACCAAGTTGATAGGGAAAATCATTTGTTCGCTGCTTTTTCGTATTTTGATAAAGATGACAGTGGTTATATCACCCTTGATGAACTCCAACAAGCCTGCAAAGAGTTTGGATTAGATTGTGTTCATTTAGAAGAAATTATCAAAGAAGCTGACCAAAATAAT GATGGCCGTATAGATTACAACGAGTTTGTCACAATGATGCATACAGGAAATCCCACATTGACAAACAAGCCATTGAAGGATGATTATAGGGTGACAATAAGGGGGCCGGTGTCGATTTGTTGA